The Oryzias melastigma strain HK-1 linkage group LG3, ASM292280v2, whole genome shotgun sequence genome contains a region encoding:
- the tm2d3 gene encoding TM2 domain-containing protein 3 — translation MAASWQIWRPDRGRSFKHEGILVILVMDLVLQSVNGYLSSPHVGQEAPYSRDAPHGPVITSPVVPSAASVSPTDKENYTSKCPSGGLCSRLPADCIECNYQHNCTYGKPASFSCKPRKGVHCIGETGHQESHFVLSITCQFCWQLDPSQYRCSNSTNCMTVSCPRQRYNATCDVLDHVHCLGRRRFQKRLFCNWTGGYKWSTALALSITLGGFGADRFYLGQWREGLGKLFSFGGLGIWTLIDVLLIGVGYVGPADGSLYI, via the exons ATGGCTGCTAGCTGGCAGATATGGAGACCTGACCGAGGACGGTCCTTTAAACACGAAGGAATATTAGTCATTCTGGTCATGGACTTGGTCCTACAGTCAGTAAACG GATATTTGAGTTCCCCCCATGTTGGTCAGGAGGCTCCCTACAGCAGAGATGCCCCGCACGGACCTGTCATCACCAGCCCGGTGGTCCCCTCTGCAGCCTCCG TGTCCCCAACAGACAAAGAAAACTACACTTCTAAGTGTCCGAGTGGCGGTTTGTGTAGCCGTCTTCCAGCTGATTGCATTGAGTGCAATTATCAACACAACTGCACCTACGGCAAACCTGCGTCTTTTTCCTGCAAACCCAGAAAAGGAGTTCACTGCATA GGAGAGACAGGACATCAAGAATCCCACTTTGTTCTGTCCATCACCTGTCAGTTCTGCTGGCAGCTGGACCCGTCTCAGTACCGCTGCTCCAACTCCACAAACTGCATGACCGTCTCCTGCCCACGCCAGCGCTACAACGCCACCTGTGACGTCTTAGACCACGTGCACTGTTTAG GACGACGGCGTTTTCAGAAACGTCTGTTCTGTAATTGGACAGGTGGATATAAGTGGTCGACAGCTCTGGCTCTCAg CATCACTCTCGGTGGTTTTGGGGCAGACCGGTTTTATTTGGGGCAGTGGAGGGAAGGTCTGGGCAAGCTGTTCAGCTTCGGAGGCCTGGGCATTTGGACTTTAATAGACGTTCTCCTGATTGGAGTTGGCTACGTGGGCCCTGCCGACGGCTCCCTCTACATCTGA